A region from the Hydra vulgaris chromosome 08, alternate assembly HydraT2T_AEP genome encodes:
- the LOC136084049 gene encoding uncharacterized protein LOC136084049, giving the protein MLTTFKNSLYSSIDTLTSTKDFLYKWSLKYCIKDDALNALLFHLNKFTPSIPKCWQTLQKSLQKVNVLYVSGGDYIYLGVKSAIDYFISTVGNKKKLDLIVSIDGAPMYNSKKTSIWPILVTINRKGSYAVAIWHGQGKPNNLDEYFEDFILEMKKLQTNGYKQLLVTIKAFVCDAPARAYVKCIIGHSGYHSCERCMAVGTQKHGVRLLETTTLLCTDMAFKNNFYKEGHQLESLSPLVQLNFPMVTGFPLDYMHLICLGVVKKLLINWCKGP; this is encoded by the coding sequence ATGTTGAcgacatttaaaaatagtttatacaGTAGTATTGATACTCTAACttcaacaaaagattttttatataagtggTCATTAAAATACTGTATAAAAGATGATGCTTTAAATGCACTTTTATttcacttaaataaatttactccaTCTATACCGAAATGCTGGCAGACATTACAAAAATCTCttcaaaaagttaatgttttatatGTCAGTGGAGGCGATTATATATATCTTGGAGTTAAAAGTgcaattgattattttatatcaacagttggaaataagaaaaaacttgATCTAATTGTAAGTATTGATGGTGCACCTATGTACAATAGTAAAAAGACTTCTATTTGGCCTATACTAGTTACAATTAACAGAAAAGGATCCTATGCTGTTGCAATTTGGCATGGTCAGGGAAAACCAAACAATTTGGATGAGTACTTTGAAGATTTTATTcttgaaatgaaaaaattgcaAACTAATGGGTATAAACAGCTTCTGGTGACTATTAAAGCTTTTGTTTGTGATGCGCCTGCAAGAGCATATGTTAAATGCATTATAGGGCATAGTGGCTATCATAGCTGTGAAAGATGTATGGCAGTTGGCACACAAAAACATGGCGTAAGGTTATTGGAAACGACTACTTTACTTTGTACTGACAtggcttttaaaaataatttttataaagaaggtCACCAACTTGAGAGTCTTTCTCCACTTGTTCAGTTAAATTTCCCAATGGTAACTGGATTCCCATTAGACTATATGCACCTTATATGTCTTGGAGTAGTTAAAAAACTTCTAATAAACTGGTGTAAAGGTCCCTGA